From the genome of Phalacrocorax aristotelis chromosome 15, bGulAri2.1, whole genome shotgun sequence, one region includes:
- the PLBD2 gene encoding putative phospholipase B-like 2: MAALRALLGAAMAAALAGAAPADPPLRNVSVLLEPGSGRLRVLPGRHPAAVAWASLDDRIPTVGWAFLEVTTNASYNDSLQAYAAGLAEATVSEQLMYMHWMNTMVGYCGPFKYESEYCEKLRSYLEANLGWMEEQMAKGEDPEYWHQVHLALLQLKGLEDSYNGRLDFPRGRFTLAPFGFLLLQLGGDLEDLESALNRSFPGRVLGSGSCSALLKLLPGHRDLLVAHDTWTSYQSMLRIIKKYTLPFRVSAGGNSQIPGSIQVFSSYPGTIFSGDDFYILSSGLVALETTIGNNNPSRWKYLDPRGSVLEWLRNIVANRLARSGPEWAAVFRRFNSGTYNNQWMVVDYNAFTPGKASPPQGVLTVLEQIPGLVVAADQTELLYQQGYWASYNLPYFEEIFNASGNPELVKKYGDWFTYDKNPRAQIFRRNQTLVHDLDSMVRLMRSNNYLRDPLSRCRGCDPPQNAENAISARSDLNPSNGTYPFPALRQRCHGGTDMKVTSSGMAPTFGLVAASGPAWDDVPPFRWSTSPCSTLLHMGHPDLWTFPPVKVHWD, translated from the exons ATGGCGGCGCTGCGGGCGCTGCTCGGGGCCGCCATGGCCGCCGCCCTggccggggcagcccccgccGACCCGCCGCTCCGCAACGTCTCCGTGCTGCTGGAGCCCGGCTCGGGGCGGCTCCGCGTCCTGCCCGGCCGCCATCCCGCCGCCGTCGCCTGGGCCAGCCTCGACGATCGCATCCCCACCGTCGG CTGGGCCTTCCTTGAGGTGACCACCAACGCCTCGTACAACGACAGCCTGCAGGCCTATGCTGCCGGGCTCGCCGAGGCCACCGTCTCCGAGCAG CTGATGTACATGCACTGGATGAACACCATGGTGGGCTACTGTGGCCCCTTCAAGTACGAGAGCGAGTACTGCGAGAAGCTGCGGAGCTACCTGGAGGCCAACCTGGGCTGGATGGAGGAGCAGATGGCGAAGGGGGAGGACCCCGAGTACTGGCACCAG GTGCacctggccctgctgcagctgaaggggCTGGAGGACAGCTACAACGGGCGCCTGGACTTCCCTCGGGGCAGGTTCACCCTGGCACCCTTTGGCTTCCT cctgctgcagttgGGGGGTGACCTGGAGGACCTGGAATCTGCCCTGAACCGTTCCTTCCCAGGGCGCGTCCTGGGCTCcggctcctgctctgccctcctcAAGCTGCTGCCGGGCCATCGGGATCTCCTGGTTGCCCACGACACCTGGACGTCCTACCAGTCCATGCTGCGCATCATCAAGAAGTACACGCTGCCCTTCCGCGTCTCAGCTGGTG GCAATTCTCAGATTCCTGGCAGCATCCAGGTGTTTTCCTCCTACCCCGGCACCATCTTCTCGGGGGATGACTTCTACATCCTCAGCAGTGGATTG gtAGCGCTGGAAACCACCATCGGGAACAACAACCCGTCACGGTGGAAGTACCTGGACCCACGGGGCAGTGTTCTGGAGTGGCTGAGGAACATCGTGGCCAACCGCCTGGCCCGCAGCGGTCCCGAGTGGGCTGCCGTCTTCCGACGGTTCAACAGCGGCAC GTACAACAACCAGTGGATGGTGGTGGACTACAATGCCTTCACGCCAGGGAAAGCGAGCCCGCCACAGGGTGTGCTGACCGTGCTGGAGCAGATCCC GGGCCTCGTGGTGGCAGCCGATCAGACGGAGCTGCTGTACCAGCAGGGCTACTGGGCCAGCTACAACCTGCC gTATTTTGAGGAGATCTTCAACGCCAGCGGAAACCCGGAGCTGGTGAAGAAATACGGCGACTGGTTCACCTACGACAAGAACCCGCGCGCCCAGATCTTCCGCAGGAACCAGACACTGGTCCATGACCTGGACTCCATGGTGCGCCTGatgag GTCCAACAACTACCTGCGGGACCCGCTGTCGCGGTGCCGGGGCTGTGATCCGCCCCAGAACGCTGAGAACGCCATCTCCGCCCGATCCGACCTCAACCCCTCCAATGGCACCTaccccttcccagccctgcgCCAGCGCTGCCATGGTGGCACCGACATGAAG gtcACCTCTTCAGGCATGGCCCCCACCTTCGGGCTGGTGGCCGCCAGCGGTCCTGCCTGGGACGACGTGCCCCCCTTCCGCTGGAGCACgtccccctgcagcaccctgctgcACATGGGCCACCCTGACCTCTGGACGTTTCCCCCTGTCAAAGTCCACTGGGACTGA
- the SDSL gene encoding serine dehydratase-like isoform X2, whose translation MFNPCPSPHYATGHGDLGTLARPLQRHLFLLRPPNSAAAAGKELGTCNEVPLDTRASVIRAMAAQFGRGEKPFHIVSPVLESLPLSQAAGTKVYMKLENVQPTGSFKIRGIGHLCQEAAKKGCHHFVCSSGGNAGLAAAYAAKKLGLPVTVVVPSTTGPATVRKLEELGAEVEVSGQVWDEANRRALELAQTEGWVSIHPFDHPLVWQGHASLVQELKDVLETKPDAILLSVGGGGLLSGVVAGLHQVGWQDVPIIAAETRGAHSFHAALAAGRLVSLPDITSVAKCLGAKMVAARALECAQECQVISQVVEDTEAVQAVEQFLDDERLLVQPACGAALALLYTGRLQQLQREGRLRTPLASVVVVVCGGSGIQAAQLRALKSQLGLE comes from the exons ATGTTTAACCCCTGCCCGTCGCCCCACTACGCCACCGGACACGGGGACTTGGGGACACTGGCGCGGCCCCTCCAACgtcacctcttcctcctccgTCCCCcaaactctgctgctgctgcaggcaaggaGCTGGGGACGTGCAACGAGGTCCCACTGGACACGAG AGCATCCGTCATCAGAGCCATGGCAGCCCAGTTTGGCAGGGGCGAGAAGCCCTTCCACATTGTCTCGCCTGTCCTGGAGAGCCTGCCCCTGTCCCAGGCAGCGGGCACCAAGGTCTACATGAAGTTGGAAAACGTCCAGCCCACGGGCTCCTTCAAGATCCGTGGCATTGGCCACCTCTGCCAGGAG GCTGCCAAGAAGGGCTGCCACCACTTCGTTTGCTCCTCAG GAGGGAACGCGGGTCTGGCAGCAGCGTACGCGGCCAAGAAGCTGGGGTTGCCAGTCACTGTCGTGGTCCCCAGCACCACCGGCCCTGCCACCGTGCGcaagctggaggagctgggggcagAGGTCGAGGTCTCCGGCCAG GTGTGGGATGAAGCCAACAGGAGAGCCCTGGAGCTGGCACAGACGGAGGGCTGGGTCAGCATCCACCCCTTTGACCACCCCTTGGTGTG GCAGGGTCATGCCAGCCTGGTGCAGGAGCTGAAGGATGTGCTGGAAACAAAACCGGACGCCATCCTGCTGTCAGTGGGTGGCGGGGGGCTGCTGTCGGGTGTCGTGGCTGGCCTGCACCAGGTGGGCTGGCAGGACGTCCCCATCATTGCTGCCGAGACCCGGGGGGCTCACAGCTTCCACGCGGCGCTGGCGGCTGGCCGGCTTGTCTCCCTGCCTGACATCACCAG CGTGGCCAAGTGCCTGGGAGCCAAGATGGTAGCAGCACGGGCGCTGGAGTGTGCCCAGGAGTGCCAGGTCATCTCCCAGGTGGTGGAGGACACGGAGGCTGTGCAAGCTGTGGAGCAGTTCCTGG ACGACGAGAGGCTGCTGGTGCAGCCAGCATgtggggctgccctggccctgctctaCACAGGgcggctgcagcagctgcagcgcGAGGGGCGTCTGCGGACCCCGCTGGCCtccgtggtggtggtggtgtgcgGGGGCAGCGGCATCCAGGCAGCCCAGCTGCGGGCCCTGAAGAGCCAGCTGGGTCTGGAGTGA
- the SDSL gene encoding serine dehydratase-like isoform X1, whose protein sequence is MAAQFGRGEKPFHIVSPVLESLPLSQAAGTKVYMKLENVQPTGSFKIRGIGHLCQEAAKKGCHHFVCSSGGNAGLAAAYAAKKLGLPVTVVVPSTTGPATVRKLEELGAEVEVSGQVWDEANRRALELAQTEGWVSIHPFDHPLVWQGHASLVQELKDVLETKPDAILLSVGGGGLLSGVVAGLHQVGWQDVPIIAAETRGAHSFHAALAAGRLVSLPDITSVAKCLGAKMVAARALECAQECQVISQVVEDTEAVQAVEQFLDDERLLVQPACGAALALLYTGRLQQLQREGRLRTPLASVVVVVCGGSGIQAAQLRALKSQLGLE, encoded by the exons ATGGCAGCCCAGTTTGGCAGGGGCGAGAAGCCCTTCCACATTGTCTCGCCTGTCCTGGAGAGCCTGCCCCTGTCCCAGGCAGCGGGCACCAAGGTCTACATGAAGTTGGAAAACGTCCAGCCCACGGGCTCCTTCAAGATCCGTGGCATTGGCCACCTCTGCCAGGAG GCTGCCAAGAAGGGCTGCCACCACTTCGTTTGCTCCTCAG GAGGGAACGCGGGTCTGGCAGCAGCGTACGCGGCCAAGAAGCTGGGGTTGCCAGTCACTGTCGTGGTCCCCAGCACCACCGGCCCTGCCACCGTGCGcaagctggaggagctgggggcagAGGTCGAGGTCTCCGGCCAG GTGTGGGATGAAGCCAACAGGAGAGCCCTGGAGCTGGCACAGACGGAGGGCTGGGTCAGCATCCACCCCTTTGACCACCCCTTGGTGTG GCAGGGTCATGCCAGCCTGGTGCAGGAGCTGAAGGATGTGCTGGAAACAAAACCGGACGCCATCCTGCTGTCAGTGGGTGGCGGGGGGCTGCTGTCGGGTGTCGTGGCTGGCCTGCACCAGGTGGGCTGGCAGGACGTCCCCATCATTGCTGCCGAGACCCGGGGGGCTCACAGCTTCCACGCGGCGCTGGCGGCTGGCCGGCTTGTCTCCCTGCCTGACATCACCAG CGTGGCCAAGTGCCTGGGAGCCAAGATGGTAGCAGCACGGGCGCTGGAGTGTGCCCAGGAGTGCCAGGTCATCTCCCAGGTGGTGGAGGACACGGAGGCTGTGCAAGCTGTGGAGCAGTTCCTGG ACGACGAGAGGCTGCTGGTGCAGCCAGCATgtggggctgccctggccctgctctaCACAGGgcggctgcagcagctgcagcgcGAGGGGCGTCTGCGGACCCCGCTGGCCtccgtggtggtggtggtgtgcgGGGGCAGCGGCATCCAGGCAGCCCAGCTGCGGGCCCTGAAGAGCCAGCTGGGTCTGGAGTGA